From Panicum hallii strain FIL2 chromosome 2, PHallii_v3.1, whole genome shotgun sequence, a single genomic window includes:
- the LOC112881778 gene encoding protein MCM10 homolog encodes MASAADDLDLLLSLGEAVPETPPSSPCAADGPESGGAFTPPRTRRPGGTDMSVFRDAVKDYLEAPPESTSPLPERPKRPKATETLVDKYSGLRIKHLTLSPLEISNRFADIRFVRITAIKNSLGSERFSGCWATAGVLLDKGVPRVSAKGTSYSIWKMGALDETEVSLFLFGDAHVHYSGAAVGSVFAIFNGNVRMDNGGKGFSVSVASVGQMLKMGVAADFGLCKGKRKDGVACTMAINKSKGAYCKFHSSKTSQKYTTGRVELKGGNFQFASKLRSQGIYMVNPSSERPNPRKPCQPVKVMSIDGLKRALSNADRVTTKNQSQGIRFLSHVAANTDNTKATVKVSGSTNQQKSKYSLNRSSASSGAKAPPKQGLGKPEQDFKRRKVNNPPGNIVELDAVSSDDDEISIVLQR; translated from the exons ATGGCGAGCGCCGCCGACGACCTGGACCTCCTGCTCTCCCTGGGGGAGGCCGTCCCGGagacccctccctcctccccATGCGCCGCAGATGGCCCCGAGTCCGGCGGCGCCTTCACACCTCCAAGGACGCGGCGACCCGGCGGCACCGACATGTCCGTCTTCCGCGACGCCGTCAAGGATTACCTCGAGGCGCCCCCCGAATCCACCTCCCCGCTCCCCGAGCGCCCCAAGCGCCCCAAGGCCACCGAAACCCTCGTCGACAAGTACTCCGGCCTCCGCATCAAGCACCTGACGCTCTCGCCCCTCGAGATCAGCAACCGCTTCGCTGACATCCGATTCGTGCGCATCACAGCGATAAA GAACTCTCTGGGGAGCGAAAGGTTCTCGGGCTGTTGGGCGACGGCGGGGGTGTTGCTAGACAAGGGCGTGCCGCGGGTGAGCGCGAAGGGGACCAGCTACAGCATCTGGAAGATGGGCGCCCTGGACGAGACCGAGGTATCGCTGTTCCTCTTCGGGGATGCGCACGTCCACTACTCCGGCGCTGCTGTGGGCTCGGTGTTCGCGATATTCAATGGAAATGTCCGCATGGACAATGGG GGCAAAGGGTTCTCTGTGAGTGTTGCTTCAGTGGGGCAGATGCTGAAGATGGGAGTTGCAGCAGACTTTGGTCTCTGCAAGGGGAAGAGGAAGGACGGGGTGGCTTGCACCATGGCGATAAATAA GAGCAAAGGAGCATATTGCAAATTTCATTCATCG AAAACATCACAGAAGTACACTACTGGCAGAGTGGAGCTTAAGGGTGG AAACTTCCAATTTGCTTCAAAACTTCGATCTCAAGGGATTTACATGGTCAATCCGTCCTCCGAACGACCCAACCCAAGAAAGCCATGCCAACCGGTGAAAGTAATGTCAATTGATGGGCTAAAAAGGGCTTTAAG CAATGCAGATAGAGTGACTACTAAGAACCAGTCTCAGGGTATAAGATTCCTTTCTCATGTTGCAG CTAATACGGACAATACGAAAGCAACTGTCAAAGTCAGTGGATCTACGAACCAACAGAAATCAAAGTACAGCTTGAACAGAAG TTCGGCATCATCTGGTGCCAAAGCACCACCCAAGCAGGGATTAGGGAAGCCAGAACAAGATTTCAAGAGACGGAAGGTGAATAATCCACCAGGGAATATCGTTGAGCTCGATGCAGTCAGCTCAGACGATGATGAGATCAGTATAGTACTGCAACGCTGA
- the LOC112881779 gene encoding SKP1-like protein 1A: MKLQPISIPFNLDSIASAARVLPCSFLATPTNHHFNPFSTPAIGSMASDAAAGKDKMLMLISCDKENFEVEESVARESRTILHMIEDGCTDNGIPVPNVNAKILAKVIEYCKKHVEARRGADADAVEPTAATNKASDDELKTFDADFVKVDQATLFDLILAANYLDIKGLLDLTCQTVADMIKGKTPEEIRKTFNIKNDFTPEEEEEVRRENQWAFE, translated from the exons ATGAAGCTGCAACCCATCTCCATCCCCTTCAATCTCGACTCCATCGCTTCCGCCGCTAGGGTTTTGCCTTGTAGCTTCCTCGCCACACCAACCAACCACCACTTCAACCCCTTTTCCACCCCGGCGATCGGATCGATGGCGTCGGACGCAGCGGCGGGGAAGGACAAGATGCTGATGCTGATCAGCTGCGACAAGGAGAACTTCGAGGTGGAGGAGTCGGTGGCGAGGGAGTCGCGGACCATCCTGCACATGATCGAGGACGGCTGCACCGACAACGGCATCCCGGTCCCCAACGTCAACGCCAAGATCCTCGCCAAGGTCATCGAGTACTGCAAGAAGCACGTCGAGGCGCGCCGCGGCGCCGACGCGGACGCCGTTGAGCCGACTGCCGCGACCAACAAGGCCTCCGACGACGAGCTCAAGACCTTCGATGCTGACTTCGTCAAGGTGGACCAGGCCACCCTCTTCGACCTCATCCTG GCTGCAAATTACCTGGACATCAAGGGGCTGCTGGACCTGACCTGCCAGACTGTCGCGGACATGATCAAGGGGAAGACTCCAGAGGAGATCCGCAAGACCTTCAACATCAAGAACGACTTCACAcctgaggaagaggaggaagtgAGGAGGGAGAACCAGTGGGCCTTCGAATGA
- the LOC112883374 gene encoding uncharacterized protein LOC112883374, translating into MAEGKKARPREEELVEAALAAAAAALLVSGVKRLVAPAAALAAPWWWPAPLSVPPPALFLLLNVVIASIVVASVQPRRGGASASAGAVHAREDAAAAARPGDGAKRVKRRRSKKRTAAEADVADGRCMAPVATDGPMETGATVVMEEVAADEEAAGNAEEVNKRAEEFISAFRHHLRVDSSGSRRSNARTAPCF; encoded by the coding sequence ATGGCGGAggggaagaaggcgaggccgaGGGAGGAGGAGCTCGTGGAGGCCgcgcttgcggcggcggcggcggcgctgctcgtGTCGGGCGTCAAGAGACTcgtggcgccggcggccgcgctcgccgcgcCGTGGTGGTGGCCCGCGCCGCTCTCGGTGCCGCCGCCCGCGCTGTTCCTGCTCCTCAACGTCGTCATCGCGTCCATCGTCGTGGCGTCCGTGCAGCCgcggcgaggcggcgcgtcggcgtcggcgggcGCAGTCCACGCCCGGGAGgatgctgcggcggcggcgcgtccggGAGACGGCGCGAAGAGGGTGAAGCGGAGGAGGAGCAAGAAGCGgacggcggccgaggccgacGTTGCGGATGGCCGCTGCATGGCGCCGGTGGCCACGGACGGGCCGATGGAGACGGGGGCGACGGTGGtgatggaggaggtggcggcggatgAGGAGGCGGCCGGCAACGCGGAGGAGGTGAACAAGCGGGCGGAGGAGTTCATCTCGGCGTTCCGGCACCACCTCAGGGTCGACTCCTCCGGATCCCGGCGAAGCAACGCTAGAACGGCACCATGCTTTTGA
- the LOC112881551 gene encoding acyl carrier protein 2, chloroplastic-like — MASLVGSALSLAMPVKAINIKSVSFSGLRKDNVAFRLQPVPQRFTVCCPAKKETVDQVCDIVKKQLALADGTEVSGSSKFQDLGADSLDTVEIVMGLEEAFGISVEESSAHSIATVEDAANLIDDLVAAKSS; from the exons ATGGCTTCCCTCGTCGGAtccgccctctccctcgcgATGCCCGTCAAG GCAATCAACATTAAGTCCGTCTCTTTCTCTGGTTTAAGGAAGGATAACGTAGCCTTCCGTCTGCAGCCAGTGCCACAAAGATTCACAGTCTGCTGTCCG GCTAAAAAGGAGACAGTGGACCAGGTTTGTGATATTGTCAAGAAGCAGCTTGCACTTGCTGATGGCACTGAAGTTTCTGGCTCCTCCAAGTTCCAAGATCTTGGTGCTGATTCATTGGACACT GTTGAGATTGTTATGGGCCTTGAGGAGGCTTTTGGGATCAGTGTGGAGGAGTCTAGCGCACACTCAATTGCAACCGTGGAAGATGCTGCTAATCTCATCGATGACCTTGTTGCTGCAAAATCATCCTAA
- the LOC112881181 gene encoding uncharacterized protein LOC112881181 produces the protein MALRLFCKFVAWDAYPAYSCDDDDKDLAVFGDPIELCVQHELRTRRGSVMGLQVVLRGLHEGDARLGQDYFNDIYVYNDKAFRRRFRMTKQLFHRITTTIASNYYYFRQNPDARGLLGCTPRQKVTAALRMLANSNSADELDEKLRMGKTTIAEATQKFAWAIIRLFGDEYLRRPNAQDVARLLEIGERRGFPGMLGSLDCMHWQWDKCPTGWHGFYSGHCQHPTVILEAVASSDLWIWHANFGIPRSCNDINVLHRSHLFDDLAQGNAPLVNFTVNGNSYDMGYYLADGIYPEWATLVKGVHCPITDEQKFFTLKQAECRKDVERVFGVLQAR, from the exons ATGGCGCTCCGACTTTTTTGCAAGTTCGTCGCATGGGACGCGTACCCCGCCTATTCGTGTGACGATGACGACAAAGATTTGGCCGTCTTTGGTGACCCGATCGAGCTTTGTGTGCAACACGAACTGAGGACAAGGAGAGGCTCCGTGATGGGTCTCCAAGTTGTGCTGCGAGGGCTACACGAAGGCGACGCCCGGCTTGGGCAAGACTACTTCAACGACATCTATGTTTACAACGACAAAGCGTTTAGAAGAAG GTTTAGGATGACAAAACAGTTGTTCCACCGGATCACAACAACAATTGCTTCAAACTACTACTACTTCAGGCAAAACCCGGACGCAAGGGGTCTTTTAGGCTGCACCCCTAGGCAAAAGGTTACAGCTGCATTGAGGATGCTGGCCAACAGCAATTCAGCAGACGAGCTTGATGAGAAACTTAGGATGGGAAAGACTACAATTGCAGAAGCGACACAGAAATTTGCTTGGGCAATAATCCGCTTATTTGGTGATGAGTATCTCCGCCGTCCTAATGCTCAAGATGTTGCAAGGCTGCTGGAAATAGGTGAGAGGAGGGGCTTCCCTGGCATGCTTGGAAGTTTGGATTGCATGCACTGGCAATGGGACAAATGCCCTACTGGATGGCACGGCTTCTATAGTGGTCATTGTCAGCACCCCACTGTCATTCTAGAGGCCGTGGCTTCATCGGACCTGTGGATATGGCATGCCAATTTTGGCATCCCTAGATCGTGCAATGACATCAACGTGTTGCACCGCTCTCACTTGTTTGATGACCTGGCTCAAGGTAATGCCCCTCTTGTTAACTTCACCGTTAATGGAAATTCATATGACATGGGTTACTACCTTGCTGATGGTATATACCCTGAGTGGGCTACTCTTGTGAAGGGGGTGCATTGTCCTATAACTGATGAGCAAAAATTCTTTACACTCAAGCAAGCAGAGTGCAGAAAAGATGTTGAAAGGGTATTTGGTGTACTTCAAGCTAGGTAG